In Sphingomonas sp. SORGH_AS_0950, the following are encoded in one genomic region:
- the panB gene encoding 3-methyl-2-oxobutanoate hydroxymethyltransferase — protein sequence MSTTYTLDTATSRANPTPAPMKRLTIPAIRRAKGGTPLVMLTAYTVRSAQLLDPHCDMLLVGDSLGQVIYGLPSTVPVTLQMMAAHGAAVVRGSYHAVVVIDLPFGSYEASPEKAFENAAWLLKETGAAAVKLEGGVAMAPTVRFLVERGIPVMGHVGLTPQAVNVLGGYGARGRSPEEAAKIVADAVAVAEAGAFSVVIEGVVEPIAIEITRQVACPTIGIGASAECDGQVLVGEDMLGLFDRTARFVRRYETMGERIGEAARTYAEDVRARRFPGPEQVYAPRES from the coding sequence ATGTCCACGACCTACACGCTCGACACCGCGACGAGTCGCGCCAATCCCACGCCCGCGCCGATGAAGCGGCTGACCATCCCCGCCATCCGCCGCGCCAAGGGCGGCACGCCCCTGGTCATGCTGACCGCCTATACGGTGCGCTCGGCGCAGCTGCTCGACCCGCATTGCGACATGCTGCTGGTCGGCGACAGCCTGGGGCAGGTGATATACGGCCTGCCCTCGACCGTGCCGGTCACGCTCCAGATGATGGCCGCGCACGGGGCGGCGGTCGTGCGGGGCAGCTATCATGCGGTGGTCGTCATCGACCTGCCCTTTGGCAGCTATGAGGCGAGCCCGGAAAAGGCGTTCGAGAATGCCGCCTGGTTGCTCAAGGAAACCGGCGCGGCGGCGGTCAAGCTGGAGGGCGGGGTCGCCATGGCGCCGACCGTCCGCTTCCTGGTCGAGCGCGGCATCCCCGTCATGGGCCATGTCGGCCTGACACCGCAGGCGGTCAACGTGCTGGGCGGCTATGGCGCGCGCGGCCGCAGCCCCGAGGAAGCCGCCAAGATCGTCGCCGATGCGGTGGCGGTGGCGGAGGCGGGGGCCTTTTCGGTGGTGATCGAGGGGGTGGTCGAACCCATCGCGATCGAGATCACCCGGCAGGTCGCCTGCCCGACCATCGGCATCGGCGCGTCGGCCGAGTGCGACGGGCAGGTGCTGGTCGGCGAGGACATGCTGGGCCTGTTCGACCGCACCGCGCGCTTCGTCCGCCGCTACGAGACGATGGGCGAGCGGATCGGCGAGGCGGCGCGGACCTATGCCGAGGATGTCCGCGCGCGGCGTTTTCCGGGACCCGAACAGGTCTACGCCCCCCGCGAGTCCTGA